From Phycodurus eques isolate BA_2022a chromosome 20, UOR_Pequ_1.1, whole genome shotgun sequence, a single genomic window includes:
- the ngly1 gene encoding peptide-N(4)-(N-acetyl-beta-glucosaminyl)asparagine amidase has product MALTPAVTVLCENSNEVFFDVCKLLLSYADNILRDPNVAKYRSIRVGNPTFSSKLLPINGAVECLFEMGFEEADTHLVFPKSASLDQLKVIRESIAAQRDQRLNGGQQIHLLAEALAESPASSSQAVSSLPVQPSSLVSSMNFFVTLQSNFKHVLLYENPELQQKARSYIPYKELSSAAEKKMKFAKEAETECKLGKEDFLVLELLRWFKYDFFSWVDCLPCSRCGGPTQNTGSLNPTIDELHWGAQRVENHYCQSCQSCTRFPRYNNPEKLLDTRRGRCGEWANCFTLCCRALSLEARYIWDSTDHVWTEIYSVSQRRWLHCDSCENICDKPFLYEVGWGKKLSYVLAFSQDEVVDVTWRYSCKHPEVLSRRTSVQETWLLHTIIRLNALRQQSLSVDRKLELTERLLVELVEFISPRVPKQGELGGRISGSLGWRIARGEMGDANSGTAKPVAGYVFTPTEKERRDKLIHVLYNTTKDQYCRVSNDFEVIHCWDRCVWTKKSVFRKVENDWDMVYIARTEGASIGQISWKFDFAPAKLSVKSVSIRASSQTFKSGDISWILQSSLMTTTFSADGGMQSFRCLNGSSAFTVTVQLSGGEGNTSWQHSQIFRQSLKETGECSFEILIHLQNT; this is encoded by the exons ATGGCTTTGACACCAGCGGTGACAGTATTATGCGAGAATTCAAATGAAGTCTTCTTTGACGTGTGCAAGTTGTTACTTTCATACGCCGACAACATTTTACG GGATCCAAATGTGGCAAAATACAGATCAATCCGTGTAGGCAATCCTACTTTTTCTAGCAAGCTGTTGCCAATCAACGGTGCTGTGGAATGTCTCTTCGAGATGGGCTTTGAAGAG GCTGACACGCACTTGGTGTTTCCAAAGTCTGCATCATTGGACCAACTGAAGGTAATCAGGGAGTCCATAGCTGCTCAAAGAGACCAAAGATTGAATGGAGGGCAGCAAATTCACCTTTTGGCCGAGGCTCTTGCAGAAAGTCCAGCTTCATCAAGCCAAGCAGTCTCATCGCTTCCTGTACAACCTTCATCACTG GTGAGCAGCATGAACTTCTTTGTGACTCTTCAGTCTAACTTTAAACATGTGCTGCTATATGAGAACCCTGAGCTACAGCAGAAAGCAAGAAGCTACATTCCTTACAAAGAACTGTCCTCTGCCGCTGAGAAGAAGATGAAGTTCGCTAAAGAGGCTGAGACAG AATGTAAACTAGGAAAAGAGGACTTCCTGGTGCTGGAGTTGCTCAGGTGGTTCAAATATGACTTCTTCTCCTGGGTCGACTGTTTACCCTGCAGCCGCTGTGGAGGCCCGACCCAGAACACTGGCTCACTCAATCCTACCATTGATGAGCTACACTGGGGAGCCCAGCGAGTAGAGAACCACTACTGTCAAAGTTGCCAGTCTTGCACCAGATTCCCTCG GTATAACAATCCCGAGAAGCTTCTCGACACCAGGAGAGGACGCTGTGGGGAGTGGGCCAACTGTTTTACCCTGTGTTGCAGAGCTCTCAGCCTCGAAGCCAGGTACATCTGGGACAGCACAG aTCATGTATGGACAGAGATTTACTCTGTCTCTCAACGCCGTTGGCTGCACTGTGACTCATGTGAGAACATCTGCGATAAACCTTTCCTCTATGAGGTTGGCTGGGGGAAGAAACTCTCCTATGTTCTGGCTTTCTCCCAGGATGAG GTTGTTGATGTGACATGGAGGTATTCCTGCAAACATCCAGAGGTTTTGTCAAGAAGGACTAGCGTTCAGGAGACCTGGTTGCTGCACACCATTATTAGACTCAACGCTTTG AGACAACAATCCCTGAGCGTCGACAGGAAACTAGAACTGACAGAAAGGCTGCTTGTTGAACTTGTAGAGTTCATTTCCCCCAGGGTCCCAAAACAAGGCGAGCTGGGAGGACGCATCTCTGGGTCTCTGGGTTGGAGGATAGCAAGAGGAGAGATGGGAGATGCCAATTCAGGGACTGCTAAGCCG GTTGCAGGCTATGTGTTCACGCCCACTGAGAAAGAGAGGAGAGACAAGCTAATTCATGTGTTGTACAACACTACAAAAGACCAATACTGTCGAGTCTCCAATGACTTTGAAGTCATCCACTGCTGGGATCGATGTGTGTGGACTAAGAAGTCTGTCTTTAGGAAGGTGGAAAATGACTGGGATATG GTATACATTGCTCGAACTGAAGGCGCCTCTATAGGACAAATCAGCTGGAAATTTGACTTTGCGCCAGCAAAATTAAGTGTAAAGTCCGTATCAATCAGGGCCAGTAGCCAAACTTTCAAGTCCGGGGACATCAGCTGGATCTTACAATCGAGCTTAATGACAACTACGTTTTCCGCAG ATGGGGGAATGCAGTCATTCCGGTGTCTCAACGGCTCCTCTGCGTTCACCGTCACTGTGCAGCTCAGTGGCGGGGAAGGGAACACGTCATGGCAGCACTCTCAGATTTTCAGACAGAGTCTGAAGGAGACAGGAGAATGTTCATTTGAAATTCTCATTCACCTCCAAAACACATGA